GGAGGATTTTTTACCGACATCATATAGACGTATCGGTTTTTTACCATGCGAAAAAAACTCATTTTATAAGGAGTTTTCTGTTTTTTTAATATAAATGATGAAGGGGAGTGTTATTGTGGAAATGGTTAACTTAACAATCAATGGCATAAAAACTCAAGTGCCAAAAGGTATTACAGTCCTAGAAGCAGCTAGGGGATTGAATATTCACATTCCTACTCTATGTTTTTTAAAAGAAATAAACGAAGTAGGCTCTTGTAGAATGTGCGTTGTAGAGGTAAAGGGGGCTAGAGCTCTACAGGCATCATGTCTTCTTCAAGTTCAAGAAGGTATGGAAGTATGGACTGCTTCAAAGAAGGTGAGAGAGGCCAGAGCAACTATTCTTGAACTTATTTTGGCACGTCATGATAGAGAATGCCTTACTTGTTCACGAAATCTAAACTGTGAACTTCAAAAGCTTTCAGAAGAAATGGGTATAGGTGAGATAAGTTATCAAAATAATAACAAGACACATACTGTAGATCAGGCCTCACCAGCAATAGTTAGGGACCAAAACAAATGTATACTTTGTGGAAGATGTGTAAGTGTATGCAAGAATGTGCAAGGAACAGGAGTTATAGATTTTGGGGGAAGAGGAGTTAGAACAGTAGTAACTACTCCTTTTGAAAAAAGTTTATCAGAGTTAGCATGTATTAATTGTGGACAGTGTATAAAGGTTTGTCCAGTTGGTGCATTAAGAGAAAAAGACGATAGAGATAGAGTGTGGGAAGCTCTTGAAGATAATGAAAAATACGTTATTGTTCAAACTGCTCCAGCAGTGAGAGTTGCTTTAGGTGAGGAATTTGGTATGCCTATTGGAACCAATGTAGAAGGCAAAATGGTGACAGCTCTTAGAAGATTGGGATTTGATAGAGTGTTTGATACAGATTTTGCAGCAGATTTGACAATTATTGAGGAAGGTACAGAACTTATAGGAAGATTAAAGAATGGTGGAAAACTTCCTATGATTACTTCCTGTTCGCCTGGATGGATTAAATATTGTGAACATTTTCATAATGATTTTTTAGATAATTTATCTAGCTGTAAATCACCCCATCAAATGCTAGGGGCATTAACTAAGTCATATTATGCAGAAAAAATGGGAATAGATCCGAAGAAAATTTTTGTAGTATCTGTAATGCCTTGTACAGCTAAAAAGTATGAATCTGCACGTGAAGAGCTATCTGTAGATGGACTCAGAGATGTAGATGCAGTTATTACAACTAGAGAATTAGCTAAGATGATAAAGGAAGCCAGAATAGATTTTGCATCCTTAGAAGAACAACAGTTTGATAAGGTTATGGGAGAATCTACTGGAGCAGCTGTGATATTTGGAACCACTGGAGGTGTTATGGAAGCAGCTCTAAGGACTGTTGCAGATATATTATCTAATCAAGACTTAAAAGAGATAGACTATACGCCTGTTAGAGGATTAGAAGGAATCAAAGAAGCTACTGTTAGAATAGGAAACCTTGATGTGAAAGTAGCTGTTGCACATGGCACAGGGAATGCAAGCAAACTTTTAGGTAAGGTGAGAAAAGGTGAAGCTGATTATCATTTTATTGAAGTAATGGGATGTCAAGGTGGATGTATAAATGGTGGAGGACAGCCAATTATAATGGATAAGGATAAAACTGAAGAAGTATGTAAGCTAAGAGCACAAGGCCTATATAATATTGATAAAGAAATGCCTTTAAGAAAGTCTCATACTAATCCAGAAATAAAAGCATTATATGAAGAATACCTTGGAGAAGCTAATGGACATAAGGCTCATAAGCTATTACATACTCACTATATAAAAAGAGCAAAGATTTAGGTGGGAAAAGTGGATGTAAAAGTTAGAACCCTAACAAAAGCGGCTTTATTGCTTGCAATTGCTTTAGTATTTCAGTTCGTTAAAATGGGACAGTTAATAACTGGCTCAGGAATAAACGCAGTACTAATTTTAGCAGCTCACATATGTGGATTACCTTGGGCTATAGCTATTGGATTTACCACTCCATTTATGGCTGTAGTATTAGGAGTTCAACCTCCTGCAATGATTATAGTTGTCCCATTTATTGTAGCAGGAAATATTATTTATGCTACGGCATACGGTCTAATAAGAAAAAGAAGTAAGATAATAGGAATCATAGTTGCAGCTCTTATAAAGTTTGGACTATTATACTCTGCTGTGAATTTTATTTTGACAGTAAAGCCTCCAATAAAAGCCGCGCTAAGCTTTCCACAGCTTATAACTGCTTTAGTAGGTGGTACGTTAGCACTTGTTATTATACAGGTTATAGAACGAATAAAAAACCATCAGCCAACTTAATATAATTAACTTGATTAATAGGATTAGCTTTGCATCTACTCGGATGTATAGCTAATCTTATTTAATTATTGAGCATGAAGGCTTTTACTAACCTTTTATTCAAGTAAAACTAATATTTTGGTAGAAGTTTTTAACCTAAATAAAAACCATATAAAAACACTAAATATATAACATAGATTACTAATAAAACTATACCTTGGACTCTATAAGTCTTCTTTTTAATAAATGAGGGGATTATTAAAATTGACACTATTATAAGAGCAGCAGGAAAATCCAATAATATATTTTGTTTTAAAACCTTAAGTGGTGCTACAAAAGCAGATACTCCAATGACCATAGTGATGTTCATGATGTTTGATCCTACTATATTGCCTATTGCCATATTAGTATGACCTTTTTTAATAGTGGTTATTGCCGTCGCCAATTCAGGCAAAGATGTGCCTAGTGCAATTATTGACAGGGCTATAACTGATTCAGGAACACCTATGCTCCTTGCAATTACTACACCACTATGTACCAATAGTTCTGCACCTCCAAATATAGTCAATGCACCAACTACAAAAAGTACTCCAATTCTTAATTTCATTTTAGGCTCTAAATCAAGCTTATGGCTAGTAGTTTTTTTTTCTATTCTATTTTTTAGAATAAAAAAATCTAAAATTACATAGATAATTAGCATGGCAATAAGAACTAATGAATCTGACTTATCTATTACTCTATCCAGTGCTAGGTATGACATTATAATTAAATATAGCGACAAAAGAATTGATTTTAACCTAAAGAAGTTGCTAGTTATTTTACTTGGGCTTATAACACAGATAAGTGCAAGTATTAATCCAGTATTGCAAATAATTGAACCTACTGCATTGCCAATACTCATAGTTGTAAATCCATCTTTGGCTGCTGATATAGAAACAATAGATTCAGGCAATGTAGTAGCTAAGCTTACAATAGTGGCTCCAATAAGCACCTCTGGAAGTCCTGAAGCCCTAGCTAGGGTAATTGCAGAATCAGTAAACCAATCACCGCCTTTAATAATCAACAATAGTCCTATAGAAAAAAGCAAGATAGCATATATCAAATGAATACCTCCTTTATAATAGTACCGTATAGTTAATATGTATTTTTTAATAAATAAAAGTATACTTGTGAGTTTGTATTGAAGGAAAATAAACTTATTTATAGAAATGTAATATATAATCAATTTTAAGTTGAGTATTAAGCTATTTGCAATTAATAATATATAAGGAGGATATCACTATGGTATTTGAGGTGCTAACAAAAAAGATGGATGATAAATATTCCGAGACAATTGTACTATCATATTACGAGGGTTTTACAGAGGCAGATATAAGTGTACCAGTCAAAGAAGCTGCCGATATGATAAAACACTTATTAAATGAAGAAGAGTTTTCGGGAAAATATAATGAGATTCAAAGCTTTAAATTAACAAGAAAGGATAACCCTAAGAAGGTAATATTATTAGGACTAGGGAAAAAAGAAGAAGTAGATATAGAAAAAGTTAGAAGGATTTTTGCTAAAGGTATAAAAGAAGCAATTAATCTAAAGACAAAAGCTGTAGATGTATATCCCATAAATACAACCAGCGAATTATCCTTAAGTCAAGTTACAAGGGCTATGACAGAAGGACTAATATTAGGAAGCTATAAATTTGATAAATATATTAAAGATAAAAAAGAAAATCCAGTTAAGAGCATATGCGTTGTTGGGGCTAATCCTGATGAAATAGTAGATATAGATAAAGGAGTAGTAGAAGGCAATATACTTAGCAAAGCTACTATATTAGCTAGAGATATGGTAAATGAGCCTGCAAATGTATTGACACCTGCTAAATTAGCTGCCATTGCTGAAAAGACAGGAAAAGAAAGTGGTTTTGAAGTAGAGATATTAAAGGAAGATAAGATACAAGAGTTAGAAATGGAAGCATTTATGGCTGTTGGCAGAGCTTCAGAAAATAGACCAAGACTAATAGTTATGAGATATTTTGGAGACAAGAAAAATAAGAAGGAGATAATAGGTCTAGTAGGAAAAGGACTCACCTATGACAGTGGTGGACTTTGCATTAAATCAAAAGATGGTATGGTAAATATGAAAAGCGATATGGGTGGAGCAGCTTCTGTTATAGGGGCTATGGAGGCAATAGCAAGGAAAAAGCTAAAGGTAAATGTAATAGCAGTAGTGGCAGCATGTGAAAATCTAATTAGCGGGTATTCGTATAGAACTGGAGATATAATTGGCTCTATGGCAGGAAAAACGATATTCATAGGTAGCACAGATGCAGAAGGTAGGCTTACATTAGCGGATGCCATACATTATATAATTGAAAAGGAAAATGCTACAAAAATTTTAGATATAGCAACACTAACTGGAGGTGCTATAGTTACATTAGGCTCAACAGCTACAGTAGTAGTGTCTAATGATGATGAATTTTATAAGGCTTTAGAGAGTGCATCAAGGATAACAGGAGAAAAGATTTGGAGAATGCCTATTTTTGATGAATATAAGGAGCTTCTAAAATCTAAAGTAGCAGACTTAACAAATTCAGCTGGAAATCCACAAGCAATTACAGCTGCACTTTTCGTAGGAGAATTTGTTCAGGATAAGCCTTGGATACACATGGATATAGCAGGTACTGCCTTTACAAGCAAGAGCAGTGAATATATTGCAGAAGGCGGTACAGGAGTAGGAGTAAGGACTATTTATGAAATGGTAAAGGAAATATCTAAATAGGGCAAACAGAGGGACATGTACATTGATTAAATCAGTGTACATGTCCCCTTGATTTTATATTTTGTTATAGGAGCTCTTTATACATTATAATGTGAAGACCGATGGGAGGATAGTCAAAAACTTCACCATATGACTTAAAACCTAATTTTTTATAATATTCTTGTACTGAGACTCTTCCTTTACACCATAAAAAATCAAAACCACGTTCCTTAATAATGTTTTCTGCAAAATTTACAATGGACCTTCCAGCACCTAACTTTCGGAATTCTTCAAGAGTTGCCATCTGTCTTAAGCGGTATTGCTTTTCACTAAGAAAATTTGGATTTTTTTCAGTAATAAAGGATGCGACACTTATTAACCTTTCTTGATAAAATGCTCCAATATGAAATGAATTTTCTGCATGGTCTGTATCAAACATAGAATCTTCAATTGGTTGTAATGGGCGTAAAATAGTATGCCTAATATTGTAAGTTAACTCTGGTTTGATTTCTTTTATTTCTAGCATTTTGTCCCCCTATATAGCCAAATTATATTTAAAATATATACTTCTATTATTGTTCTTATTATCCTTCTCATTCTTTATTAATTTTATGGAAAGTATATGTAGCAGATATAATATCTAGATTTTAATTTTATGAAGAAATTATTTATAGTTTATGGATTTAATATTTTGTCAATTTTATAGATATTTTTCTTTTATATATTTGCTTCTTAACATATTGTAGCCTATTGATATTAATTATTTCTATAATTAATAACAAAAGCATAGATAAATGCGATTATAATTCTCAAAGCTTGTATGTTAAAATCATATGGGTGTTAATATTATATAAAAAAAGCTGGGGGGATTACAATGAAAAAATCTCTGTTAATATTATTGGTGATACTATCATTGGCGTTTGTTTTTACTGGATGTTCAAATGATACAAACACATCTAATGAGCCAAATAAATCTACAGGAGATGCAGTAGAATTCGTAGATTCTAGCTATATTGTTGATGCTAATTGGCTAAAGGAAAACTTAGGCAAAGAAAATCTACTTATTCTAGACGCCAGAGGAGCGGATACTTATGCAAAAGGACATATACCAGGTTCAATTGCTGTAATGTGGCAAAATTTTGCGGATATGTCAGGAGCACCAGGAGAAAATCCTGATTGGGGAACTGTGCTTGAACCAAAGATTTTGTCAGAAAAGTTATCTGCATTTGGAATAAGTAAAGATAAAGAAATTGTAGTGTATACTAGCACAAAAGGTGGCTGGGGTGAAGAGGGAAGAATAGTTTGGATGCTTAAAAGAGCAGGTTTTGATAATGTAAAGATGCTAGATGGTGGATTTGAATATTGGAAAGCTAATAATTATGAAATCTCTAAGGATATAGTAGAGCCAACTCCTGCAACTGTTGAAGTGACAGAATTAGATAATTCAACTAATATTGATACTGACGAATTAGCAAGTAAAATAGACGAATTAGTTATTATAGATGTTAGAGAAAAAAATGAGTATGAAGGTGCGCAAAATTTTGGTGAAGCAAGAGGAGGACATTTACCAGGAGCTATAAATATAACTTTCAACCAATTTTTAAAAGATGATGGTACACTAAAAAGTGCAAAAGAAATAAAAACTATTCTTGATGAAAATGGAATTGAAAAAGATGATGAAATAGTAACATATTGTACTGCAGGTATTCGTTCTGCTCACATGCAAATAGTTTTGACTATGATGGGATATGAAAATGTAAGAAACTATGATGCTAGCTTTTACGCTTGGTCAGGAAATCCAGATTTAGAACTACAAAAATAAGAAGGTAAATTCTAAAGGTGCGAAATATATTGAATAAAGTATTTGATACTTTGAAAAAAACTAAAAAGTCAACTTGGATTAAACTAGGAGTAATAATAGCTTTGATTTGCATTTATTCATTTGTTACTCCAGTAAAGGTCGCAATAAATAGAGTTATATTTATTTTAAGTATGTTAGACGTAGAGGCAATAAAGGGGTATATTTTATCCTTTGGAATATGGGCACCAGTAATATCTTTCTTATTAATGGTATTTCAATCTATAGCAGCACCATTACCTGCATTTTTGATAACATTTGCTAATGCAGCTTTATTTGGCTGGGTAAAGGGAGCAATCCTTTCATGGACATCTTCTATGGTGGGGGCAGTTCTATGTTTCTATATTGCTAGAGTATACGGTAGAACAACTGTTGAAAAGCTTACAAATAGGTTTGCCCTACAAGAGGTTGATAAGTTCTTTGATAAATATGGTAACTATGCTATTCTGATTGCCAGATTGCTTCCTTTTATATCCTTTGATATTGTCAGTTATGCTGCTGGACTGACTTCTATGAGTCTATGGTCATTCTTATGGGCAACGGGACTCGGCCAACTTCCAGCAACTATTGTATATTCATATGTGGGAGGAATGTTAACAGGCGGAGTCAAGACTTTTGTAACTGCATTATTTATACTCTTTTCATTGAGTATATTAGTATTTTTAATTAAGAAGGTATGGAACGAGAAAAGTAACAAGGATAATAAATAAAAATATACTGGGGATTGTTTAAGAGAACAATCCCTTTTAATCTATGTATACGTACTAGCTGACATTTGGAGATTAATGACCTATTAGCTTAGTCCGTGTTTATTCAGTTAGGAATATATCAAAGTAAAATATTTTATATTTTGAAAGTTAAGATATAAGTTAATTAAAGAAGGTGTTTAATAATGAAGACAAGTGACAATACAATGAGAATAATTAAGGAAGAGCAAAAATGTATTGGATGTAATGCCTGTATGAAGGGATGTCCAATGCTTCATAAGTTTTGTGACTCACCCAAAGTACTGCTTAAGGAGTTGTTAGAATCTGGGACCTTTGACTACAAACTACCATACTCCTGTATGCTTTGTGGCTACTGTACTAAAGTATGTCCTAAGGGGGTAGACCTAAAGAGCTTATTTTTAGAGCTTAGAAGAGATGCAGTTGATCAAACAAATGGTAAACTTCCTAAGGATCTTGGAGCAAGTGCGGTAAATTTTCATCAAAAGTTTAGCTTTTCAAATTTATTTACATCAGATATACAAAACCTCCAATCTGGTACTATATTTTTTCCAGGCTGTGCACTTATGTCATATAGTCCTGAAATAGTGCAGAAAACTTACAGTTACCTTGGAGAAAAAATCCCTGGTATAGGAAT
This genomic stretch from Proteiniborus sp. DW1 harbors:
- a CDS encoding calcium/sodium antiporter, which translates into the protein MIYAILLFSIGLLLIIKGGDWFTDSAITLARASGLPEVLIGATIVSLATTLPESIVSISAAKDGFTTMSIGNAVGSIICNTGLILALICVISPSKITSNFFRLKSILLSLYLIIMSYLALDRVIDKSDSLVLIAMLIIYVILDFFILKNRIEKKTTSHKLDLEPKMKLRIGVLFVVGALTIFGGAELLVHSGVVIARSIGVPESVIALSIIALGTSLPELATAITTIKKGHTNMAIGNIVGSNIMNITMVIGVSAFVAPLKVLKQNILLDFPAALIIVSILIIPSFIKKKTYRVQGIVLLVIYVIYLVFLYGFYLG
- a CDS encoding leucyl aminopeptidase: MVFEVLTKKMDDKYSETIVLSYYEGFTEADISVPVKEAADMIKHLLNEEEFSGKYNEIQSFKLTRKDNPKKVILLGLGKKEEVDIEKVRRIFAKGIKEAINLKTKAVDVYPINTTSELSLSQVTRAMTEGLILGSYKFDKYIKDKKENPVKSICVVGANPDEIVDIDKGVVEGNILSKATILARDMVNEPANVLTPAKLAAIAEKTGKESGFEVEILKEDKIQELEMEAFMAVGRASENRPRLIVMRYFGDKKNKKEIIGLVGKGLTYDSGGLCIKSKDGMVNMKSDMGGAASVIGAMEAIARKKLKVNVIAVVAACENLISGYSYRTGDIIGSMAGKTIFIGSTDAEGRLTLADAIHYIIEKENATKILDIATLTGGAIVTLGSTATVVVSNDDEFYKALESASRITGEKIWRMPIFDEYKELLKSKVADLTNSAGNPQAITAALFVGEFVQDKPWIHMDIAGTAFTSKSSEYIAEGGTGVGVRTIYEMVKEISK
- a CDS encoding sulfurtransferase, with protein sequence MKKSLLILLVILSLAFVFTGCSNDTNTSNEPNKSTGDAVEFVDSSYIVDANWLKENLGKENLLILDARGADTYAKGHIPGSIAVMWQNFADMSGAPGENPDWGTVLEPKILSEKLSAFGISKDKEIVVYTSTKGGWGEEGRIVWMLKRAGFDNVKMLDGGFEYWKANNYEISKDIVEPTPATVEVTELDNSTNIDTDELASKIDELVIIDVREKNEYEGAQNFGEARGGHLPGAINITFNQFLKDDGTLKSAKEIKTILDENGIEKDDEIVTYCTAGIRSAHMQIVLTMMGYENVRNYDASFYAWSGNPDLELQK
- a CDS encoding NADH-dependent [FeFe] hydrogenase, group A6, coding for MEMVNLTINGIKTQVPKGITVLEAARGLNIHIPTLCFLKEINEVGSCRMCVVEVKGARALQASCLLQVQEGMEVWTASKKVREARATILELILARHDRECLTCSRNLNCELQKLSEEMGIGEISYQNNNKTHTVDQASPAIVRDQNKCILCGRCVSVCKNVQGTGVIDFGGRGVRTVVTTPFEKSLSELACINCGQCIKVCPVGALREKDDRDRVWEALEDNEKYVIVQTAPAVRVALGEEFGMPIGTNVEGKMVTALRRLGFDRVFDTDFAADLTIIEEGTELIGRLKNGGKLPMITSCSPGWIKYCEHFHNDFLDNLSSCKSPHQMLGALTKSYYAEKMGIDPKKIFVVSVMPCTAKKYESAREELSVDGLRDVDAVITTRELAKMIKEARIDFASLEEQQFDKVMGESTGAAVIFGTTGGVMEAALRTVADILSNQDLKEIDYTPVRGLEGIKEATVRIGNLDVKVAVAHGTGNASKLLGKVRKGEADYHFIEVMGCQGGCINGGGQPIIMDKDKTEEVCKLRAQGLYNIDKEMPLRKSHTNPEIKALYEEYLGEANGHKAHKLLHTHYIKRAKI
- a CDS encoding TVP38/TMEM64 family protein: MICIYSFVTPVKVAINRVIFILSMLDVEAIKGYILSFGIWAPVISFLLMVFQSIAAPLPAFLITFANAALFGWVKGAILSWTSSMVGAVLCFYIARVYGRTTVEKLTNRFALQEVDKFFDKYGNYAILIARLLPFISFDIVSYAAGLTSMSLWSFLWATGLGQLPATIVYSYVGGMLTGGVKTFVTALFILFSLSILVFLIKKVWNEKSNKDNK
- a CDS encoding GNAT family N-acetyltransferase gives rise to the protein MLEIKEIKPELTYNIRHTILRPLQPIEDSMFDTDHAENSFHIGAFYQERLISVASFITEKNPNFLSEKQYRLRQMATLEEFRKLGAGRSIVNFAENIIKERGFDFLWCKGRVSVQEYYKKLGFKSYGEVFDYPPIGLHIIMYKELL
- a CDS encoding ECF transporter S component; protein product: MDVKVRTLTKAALLLAIALVFQFVKMGQLITGSGINAVLILAAHICGLPWAIAIGFTTPFMAVVLGVQPPAMIIVVPFIVAGNIIYATAYGLIRKRSKIIGIIVAALIKFGLLYSAVNFILTVKPPIKAALSFPQLITALVGGTLALVIIQVIERIKNHQPT